From the genome of Kaistella daneshvariae, one region includes:
- a CDS encoding four helix bundle protein, which yields MRSGTAIGALIREAEHGQSKADFLNKMNIALKEANETDYWLLLL from the coding sequence TTGCGAAGCGGAACCGCGATCGGAGCGCTGATTCGGGAAGCTGAACACGGTCAGTCTAAAGCTGATTTTTTAAACAAAATGAATATTGCATTGAAGGAAGCAAATGAAACAGATTATTGGCTACTTCTACTCTAG
- a CDS encoding HlyD family secretion protein: MKKLAAFFLFFFLFSCQNSADTYDASGTFEADEILVTAKATGTILSLNVEEGQNLENNEKVGEIDQKNVELQKEQIVASLDAINQKTNSALPQIEVLQSQISGQSANISVLQEQLQNAVRERNRTANLVAKDAATKKQLDDANGQVQVLQKQISAAKSQRNVLQQQISAAKENVSIQNRAILSERKPARKKVEQIEEQLKNNEIISPISGMVLTKYLNEGEFAVTGKPIFKMANLDEMTLKTFVTGDQLAQIKIGQQVKVLIDAGDEKTRELAGKIYWISSKAEFTPKTIQTKNERANLVYAVKIHVKNDGFLKIGMYADVKF, from the coding sequence ATGAAAAAATTGGCTGCTTTTTTCCTGTTTTTTTTCCTTTTTTCCTGCCAGAATTCCGCAGACACCTACGATGCTTCCGGAACTTTCGAAGCAGATGAAATCCTGGTTACCGCAAAAGCGACCGGCACCATTTTAAGCTTAAACGTGGAAGAAGGCCAGAACCTAGAAAATAATGAAAAAGTGGGCGAAATAGACCAAAAAAATGTAGAACTGCAAAAGGAACAAATTGTAGCCAGTCTTGATGCCATCAATCAGAAAACCAATTCTGCGCTGCCGCAAATTGAAGTTTTGCAATCACAAATTTCCGGGCAGTCTGCAAATATTTCTGTTTTACAGGAACAGCTTCAAAACGCGGTTCGCGAGCGCAACAGAACCGCAAATCTTGTGGCAAAAGATGCCGCCACAAAAAAACAACTCGACGATGCCAACGGCCAGGTGCAAGTTCTGCAAAAGCAAATTTCAGCCGCGAAAAGTCAGCGGAATGTTTTACAGCAACAAATTTCCGCAGCGAAAGAAAATGTTTCCATCCAAAACCGCGCAATTTTAAGCGAACGAAAACCTGCGCGGAAAAAAGTCGAGCAAATTGAGGAACAGCTTAAAAACAACGAGATTATCAGCCCGATTTCGGGAATGGTTTTAACAAAATATTTGAACGAAGGAGAATTTGCAGTAACAGGCAAACCGATTTTTAAAATGGCAAATCTGGATGAAATGACTTTAAAAACTTTCGTCACGGGCGATCAGCTTGCGCAAATAAAAATTGGTCAGCAGGTAAAAGTTCTGATTGATGCAGGTGACGAAAAAACCCGGGAATTAGCCGGAAAAATTTACTGGATCAGCTCCAAAGCAGAGTTTACTCCGAAAACCATCCAAACCAAAAACGAAAGAGCAAATTTGGTCTACGCCGTAAAAATTCACGTCAAAAACGATGGATTTTTGAAAATTGGCATGTACGCCGATGTAAAATTTTAA
- a CDS encoding complex I subunit 4 family protein, whose protein sequence is MSYLLLTLLLLPLVGSALVFAWKNPASKFVALGIAFAQMFLTFYMLSSFDFKPTVDGVLQYEINYPWSNYIKSNLHFGIDGMSMLMVLLTNILTPIIILSSFNEKPGYRNSFYGLILLMQFGLLGLFTSLDGLLFYIFWEITLIPIWLIAGIWGQENKKIQFTTRFFVFTFVGSLFMLIGLIYLYTHSASFALTDLYNADLTSGAQTVIFWFIFFAFAVKLPIFPFHTWQADTYTYSPTQGSMLLSGIMLKMAVYGMLRYLLPITPEPIFGLSGKIVLVLAIIGVVHGALIAIVQNDSKRIIAYSSLSHVGLITAGIIASAMVTMNGTVVTTGGEGALVQSFAHGINVVGLFYCADILYKRFKTRDIRQMGGLAKIAPKFAVFFLIILLGSIALPLTNGFVGEFILIKSIFEYSKIAAVIAGLTMIFSAVYLFRFYGKAMFGEGDEAVLASATDVNAVEFTVLASLVVFVILLGIFPQPIIEMVSSSLKFIYASMLN, encoded by the coding sequence ATGTCGTACCTATTATTAACATTACTACTATTACCTCTTGTAGGTTCAGCATTGGTGTTCGCGTGGAAAAATCCCGCAAGTAAATTTGTAGCTTTAGGAATTGCATTTGCGCAAATGTTTCTTACTTTCTATATGCTGTCTTCTTTCGATTTTAAACCGACGGTTGATGGCGTTTTACAGTACGAAATCAATTATCCATGGTCAAATTATATCAAAAGCAATCTGCATTTTGGTATCGACGGGATGAGCATGCTGATGGTGCTTTTAACCAATATTTTAACACCGATCATTATTCTGTCTTCATTTAACGAAAAACCCGGTTATAGAAATTCATTTTACGGCTTGATTTTATTGATGCAGTTTGGCTTACTCGGACTTTTTACCTCTTTAGATGGCCTTCTCTTTTATATTTTCTGGGAAATCACTTTAATCCCGATCTGGTTAATCGCCGGAATCTGGGGTCAGGAAAACAAAAAAATCCAGTTTACAACACGGTTTTTTGTATTCACATTTGTGGGTTCCCTTTTCATGTTGATCGGGCTGATTTATCTATACACCCATTCCGCATCATTCGCGCTTACTGATTTGTATAATGCCGACTTAACCTCCGGTGCACAAACGGTAATATTCTGGTTTATTTTCTTCGCGTTCGCGGTGAAGTTGCCGATATTTCCTTTCCACACCTGGCAGGCAGACACATACACGTATTCACCGACGCAAGGCTCAATGTTGCTTTCCGGAATTATGCTGAAAATGGCGGTTTACGGAATGCTCAGATATTTACTTCCAATCACTCCGGAACCTATTTTCGGACTTTCAGGAAAAATCGTTTTGGTTTTAGCCATCATCGGTGTTGTTCACGGTGCTCTAATTGCGATTGTTCAAAATGATTCAAAACGAATTATTGCGTACTCGTCCCTTTCACATGTTGGCTTAATTACTGCCGGAATCATCGCCTCTGCAATGGTAACAATGAATGGAACGGTGGTAACCACAGGTGGCGAAGGAGCTTTGGTGCAGTCTTTTGCACACGGTATCAACGTAGTTGGTTTATTTTATTGCGCTGATATTCTCTATAAAAGATTTAAAACCCGCGATATTCGCCAAATGGGAGGTTTGGCAAAAATTGCCCCTAAATTTGCCGTTTTTTTCCTGATTATATTATTGGGCTCCATCGCTCTTCCGCTCACCAACGGTTTTGTTGGCGAATTCATCTTAATTAAATCCATTTTCGAATACAGTAAAATCGCTGCAGTTATTGCCGGCTTAACGATGATTTTTTCCGCAGTTTATCTTTTCAGATTCTATGGAAAAGCGATGTTCGGTGAGGGTGATGAAGCGGTTTTGGCCAGTGCAACCGACGTAAATGCTGTAGAATTTACCGTTTTGGCAAGTTTGGTAGTTTTCGTCATTCTGTTAGGAATTTTTCCACAGCCAATTATCGAAATGGTAAGCAGTTCATTGAAGTTCATTTACGCTTCAATGTTGAATTAA
- a CDS encoding ABC transporter ATP-binding protein, giving the protein MNSLTVRNLTKTYGKGKEKVLAVDDVSFEVKCGEIFGLIGPDGAGKTSIFRMLTTLLLPDSGSATIENFDMVKNYAEIRKILGYMPGKFSLYQDLTIEENLHFFASIFNTTVAENYDLIKEIYVQIEPFKDRRAGKLSGGMKQKLALCCALIHQPKVLFLDEPTTGVDPVSRKEFWEMLKRLKSRGITIVVATPYMDEAALCDRIALMQNGKILSIETPENISRDFPYLIFEIKAGRTSRVLQALENFKHKKNVYAFGEFVHLIVDKDEKIDPDNIKNYLQNEGLENIDINIVQASIEDSFIYLLSN; this is encoded by the coding sequence ATGAACTCGCTCACCGTCCGAAATCTCACCAAAACCTACGGGAAAGGCAAAGAAAAAGTTCTTGCCGTGGACGACGTGAGCTTTGAGGTAAAATGCGGTGAAATCTTCGGACTGATCGGTCCCGACGGTGCTGGAAAAACTTCAATTTTCCGCATGCTGACCACACTTCTTCTACCCGATTCCGGCTCCGCGACCATTGAAAATTTTGATATGGTGAAAAATTACGCCGAAATTCGAAAAATTTTGGGTTATATGCCCGGAAAATTTTCGCTCTATCAGGATTTAACAATTGAGGAAAATCTGCACTTTTTTGCCAGTATTTTTAATACGACTGTCGCGGAAAACTATGATTTAATTAAAGAAATTTACGTTCAGATCGAACCTTTTAAAGACCGTCGGGCCGGTAAATTATCGGGCGGCATGAAGCAGAAACTGGCGCTCTGCTGCGCTTTAATTCATCAGCCGAAAGTTTTGTTTCTGGATGAACCCACAACCGGCGTAGATCCTGTTTCCCGAAAAGAATTTTGGGAAATGCTGAAACGATTGAAATCTCGCGGCATCACCATCGTCGTCGCGACGCCTTACATGGACGAAGCGGCACTGTGCGACCGAATCGCGCTCATGCAAAACGGGAAAATTCTTTCCATTGAAACACCGGAAAATATCAGCCGGGATTTTCCGTATCTGATTTTTGAGATAAAAGCTGGCAGAACGTCGCGGGTTTTGCAGGCGCTGGAAAACTTTAAACACAAAAAAAATGTTTACGCTTTTGGTGAATTTGTTCATTTAATTGTTGACAAAGACGAAAAAATAGATCCGGACAATATCAAAAATTATTTGCAAAATGAAGGTCTTGAAAATATTGATATAAATATCGTTCAGGCCAGCATTGAAGACAGTTTCATTTACTTACTCTCGAACTGA
- a CDS encoding TetR/AcrR family transcriptional regulator, producing MKVEEISTEDKILLAASKVFTEKGFSGTRTRDIAEEAGINLALLNYYFRTKEKLFEQVMKVKIVLLFGQIIPIVTNEKTSLEEKIDLASEKYFDILTKNPNLPLFVLSEIQKKTSDVKSILPFEKVLNNSFLLKQIKEKRPDLNPFHFLLNFLGLTVFPFVGKPILQSFDLMNDSEFQKFVEERKTLVPMWIKMMLNG from the coding sequence ATGAAAGTAGAAGAAATTTCCACGGAAGATAAAATTTTACTCGCCGCCTCAAAAGTCTTTACAGAAAAAGGCTTTTCCGGAACACGCACCCGCGATATTGCTGAAGAAGCTGGAATTAATTTGGCGCTTTTAAACTATTATTTCCGCACCAAAGAAAAATTATTTGAGCAGGTGATGAAAGTGAAAATTGTGCTCCTTTTCGGGCAAATAATTCCGATTGTCACCAACGAAAAAACCTCGCTTGAGGAAAAAATTGATTTAGCAAGTGAAAAATACTTCGATATTTTGACCAAAAATCCCAATCTTCCGCTCTTTGTTTTAAGTGAAATTCAGAAAAAAACTTCGGATGTCAAATCCATTCTTCCTTTTGAAAAAGTGCTGAATAATTCCTTTTTATTAAAGCAAATCAAAGAGAAAAGACCGGATTTAAATCCTTTTCATTTTCTACTGAACTTTCTCGGCCTCACGGTTTTTCCTTTTGTGGGAAAACCCATTCTGCAATCATTTGATTTAATGAACGACTCGGAATTCCAAAAATTTGTGGAAGAAAGAAAGACGCTGGTTCCCATGTGGATTAAAATGATGCTGAACGGTTGA
- a CDS encoding ABC transporter permease, which translates to MNQLLPFVKKEFWHVLRDKRTLLLLFGMPVVQILLFGFALSTEVKNTKIGILDQDKSQNSLELTAKISSNQYFEIDKNLSSILQAEDAFKDGKIKIILVIPADFSQNMESGNKAPLQLISDGTDLNLANQTYNFLSNIILDFYGQKTFQQNMGVQPEIHMLYNPQLKGAPNFVPGVMAFILLIICVLMTAIAIVREKESGTLEVLLVSPMKPHIMILAKAIPYFILSMVILISILILSVTVLDLPIKGNLLLLFAISIIFIITNLLIGIVISILTETQQTAMLISLVGTMLPTLMLSGFMFPVENMPLMLQVISNIIPAKWYYEIVKNIVIKGTGLEIVWKHMLVLLGMMTVLFFIAVKKFKMRLE; encoded by the coding sequence ATGAACCAATTATTGCCTTTTGTAAAAAAAGAATTCTGGCACGTCTTGCGTGACAAAAGGACTTTGCTGCTTCTTTTCGGCATGCCGGTCGTGCAGATTTTGCTTTTCGGATTTGCGTTGAGTACCGAGGTAAAAAACACGAAGATTGGGATTTTGGATCAGGACAAATCGCAAAATTCTCTTGAATTAACAGCGAAAATTAGTTCAAATCAATACTTCGAGATTGACAAAAATTTAAGTTCAATTCTGCAAGCAGAAGATGCTTTTAAAGACGGGAAAATCAAAATTATACTCGTTATTCCGGCCGATTTTTCACAAAATATGGAGAGCGGAAACAAAGCGCCGTTACAACTGATCTCCGACGGAACCGACCTAAACCTCGCAAACCAAACCTACAATTTCCTGTCAAACATCATTCTGGATTTTTACGGCCAAAAAACATTTCAGCAAAATATGGGCGTTCAGCCGGAAATCCACATGCTGTACAATCCGCAGCTCAAAGGCGCGCCCAACTTTGTTCCCGGTGTTATGGCGTTCATCCTATTAATCATCTGCGTTTTAATGACGGCAATCGCCATCGTGCGGGAAAAAGAATCCGGCACGCTGGAGGTTCTGCTCGTTTCGCCCATGAAACCGCATATTATGATTTTAGCGAAAGCAATTCCGTACTTCATTTTATCGATGGTAATTCTAATTTCCATCCTAATTCTAAGCGTCACCGTTTTAGATTTACCAATCAAAGGAAACCTGCTTTTACTTTTCGCAATCAGCATTATTTTCATTATCACCAACCTGTTAATTGGAATTGTGATTTCAATATTGACGGAAACGCAGCAAACCGCGATGCTTATTTCCTTAGTCGGCACCATGCTTCCGACACTGATGTTGAGCGGATTTATGTTTCCGGTAGAAAATATGCCGCTGATGCTGCAAGTCATCAGCAACATCATCCCCGCAAAATGGTATTACGAAATCGTGAAAAATATAGTGATTAAAGGAACCGGCCTGGAAATCGTCTGGAAACACATGCTCGTACTTCTGGGCATGATGACGGTTTTATTTTTCATTGCAGTTAAGAAATTTAAAATGCGGTTAGAATAA
- the nuoL gene encoding NADH-quinone oxidoreductase subunit L: MENLVYAIILLPLAGFLFNGFFGKKLPKNFVGGVATAVVFASFLIAVSLFLKFEADSQPMIIRAFEWFRVNGVQVNFGFQIDQLSLMMIMIITGIGSLIHLYSIGYMHEDDGFYKFFAYLNLFIFMMLLLVMGSNYLILFIGWEGVGLCSYLLIGFWYKNKEYGAAARKAFIMNRIGDLGMIVGILMIAAQTNAVDYLSVAQNSGKFELDSTVIIFITASLFIGAMGKSAQIPLFTWLPDAMAGPTPVSALIHAATMVTAGIYLVVRSNFLFSLAPTTMDAILFIGLLTALVAAFIGLRQNDIKKVLAYSTVSQLGFMFVAVGVGAYTTAMFHLMTHAFFKALLFLGSGSVIHAMSGEQDMRFMGGLRRKIPITHITFLIGTLAISGFPFLSGMISKDEILTNTYARSPIIWGVLFAIAAMTATYMFRAYYLTFHGQFRGTKEQEHHLHESPLNMTLPLIVLAILTVIGGFINLPHFIGHGNYAKLADWLKIIYVYDVELSEVPFNTEMILLGLTVLMFAVVWFLVRNVYVNKKKMALADEKYTGWERLSNRKLYLDELNNVTFVKFIEGLGVGGNMFDKGVLKRFVDYIGIGAEDSGRAAKRLQNGNVENYVLIMSLAVGIILIVNFILQ; encoded by the coding sequence ATGGAAAATTTAGTTTACGCAATTATACTTTTACCTCTGGCAGGATTTCTTTTTAACGGTTTTTTCGGTAAAAAACTTCCAAAAAACTTTGTAGGCGGTGTTGCAACAGCAGTGGTTTTTGCTTCATTTTTAATCGCCGTAAGTTTATTTCTAAAATTCGAGGCAGATTCGCAGCCGATGATCATACGCGCTTTTGAATGGTTCCGCGTGAATGGCGTTCAGGTAAATTTCGGTTTCCAGATTGATCAGCTTTCCCTGATGATGATCATGATCATTACAGGAATCGGATCTTTAATTCACCTCTACTCTATTGGCTATATGCACGAGGATGACGGATTTTACAAATTCTTCGCTTACCTGAATCTCTTCATCTTTATGATGTTGCTTTTAGTGATGGGAAGCAATTATTTAATTCTTTTCATCGGCTGGGAAGGTGTAGGTTTATGCTCTTATTTACTCATCGGTTTCTGGTACAAAAACAAAGAATATGGTGCTGCAGCGCGAAAAGCGTTCATTATGAACCGTATTGGTGACTTAGGAATGATTGTCGGAATTCTGATGATTGCAGCTCAAACCAACGCAGTTGATTATTTATCGGTAGCACAAAATTCCGGGAAATTTGAACTGGATTCTACCGTAATCATTTTCATTACCGCAAGTTTATTCATCGGTGCGATGGGAAAATCAGCACAGATTCCTTTATTCACCTGGCTTCCTGACGCGATGGCAGGTCCAACTCCCGTATCAGCATTAATTCACGCCGCGACAATGGTTACTGCGGGAATTTACCTGGTTGTACGGTCAAATTTTCTGTTTTCACTGGCGCCAACGACGATGGATGCAATTCTCTTCATCGGATTATTAACCGCTTTAGTAGCAGCATTTATCGGTTTACGCCAGAATGATATTAAAAAAGTATTGGCGTATTCTACGGTTTCTCAGCTTGGATTTATGTTTGTTGCTGTAGGCGTTGGCGCATATACAACAGCAATGTTCCACCTGATGACGCACGCTTTCTTTAAAGCTTTGCTTTTCTTAGGTTCCGGTTCTGTAATCCACGCGATGAGCGGCGAACAGGATATGAGATTTATGGGTGGTTTAAGACGGAAAATTCCAATTACACATATTACTTTCCTCATCGGAACATTAGCGATTTCCGGATTCCCATTCCTTTCCGGGATGATTTCTAAAGATGAAATTTTAACCAATACATACGCAAGAAGCCCTATTATCTGGGGAGTTTTATTCGCAATTGCAGCAATGACGGCAACGTATATGTTCCGCGCATATTATCTTACCTTCCATGGTCAATTCCGCGGAACAAAAGAACAGGAACATCATCTGCATGAAAGTCCTTTAAATATGACTTTGCCGCTTATCGTGCTTGCAATTCTGACGGTGATTGGTGGTTTCATTAATTTACCGCATTTCATCGGACACGGTAACTATGCGAAATTAGCAGATTGGTTAAAAATAATTTATGTGTATGATGTAGAACTTTCCGAAGTTCCGTTTAACACCGAAATGATTTTGTTGGGCTTAACAGTGCTTATGTTTGCCGTTGTTTGGTTCCTGGTTAGAAACGTTTATGTAAACAAGAAAAAAATGGCCCTGGCAGACGAAAAATATACCGGCTGGGAAAGACTTTCGAACCGCAAATTATATTTGGATGAATTGAATAACGTGACATTCGTAAAATTCATCGAAGGCCTTGGTGTCGGCGGGAATATGTTTGACAAAGGAGTTCTGAAAAGATTTGTGGATTATATCGGCATCGGTGCCGAAGATTCCGGCCGCGCGGCAAAACGTCTTCAAAACGGAAACGTGGAAAACTACGTGCTCATCATGTCTTTAGCTGTAGGAATTATTTTAATCGTTAACTTTATATTACAATAG
- a CDS encoding TolC family protein, which translates to MKSLKYLFLLVFFSGHAQMLTLEEAQSLAKQNYPLIERHDLIAKTRDYNLQNAAKAWLPQIQIVGQATYQNDVIQFPFQLPNISVEPLSKDQYKIYADIQQTIYDGGLIATQKKIATISSEIESQKTEVETDQLEMQINQIYFGILQTAEQIKQTELTKSDLLNGLKKAEAQLENGVIYRSNIDVLKAQLVNLDQKMVELQATKKTFEQLLSLFLQKNIDENTVLVKPEKILIQDRNNRAELKLFDLQKTVLEYQKANINSKNLPKIDAFFQGGYGKPGFNMLKNEFDVFYIGGLRLNIPISGFYTKKNDLALVETQQQEIEIQKENFLFNQQFQTLQNNVELEKIQQLLSKDDELINLRESIAKAALAQLENGVITTSDYLREMNELDRAKNQKILHEMQFLLTQYNLKAQLNQK; encoded by the coding sequence ATGAAATCGTTAAAATATCTCTTTTTACTCGTCTTTTTTTCGGGTCACGCACAAATGCTTACTTTAGAAGAAGCGCAGTCACTGGCGAAGCAAAATTATCCGCTCATCGAAAGGCACGATTTGATTGCCAAAACGCGTGATTACAACCTTCAAAACGCAGCAAAAGCCTGGCTTCCGCAAATCCAGATAGTAGGTCAGGCGACGTATCAAAATGATGTCATCCAGTTTCCTTTTCAGCTACCGAATATTTCTGTGGAGCCGCTCAGCAAAGACCAGTATAAAATTTACGCCGATATTCAGCAAACGATTTATGACGGTGGATTGATTGCCACGCAGAAAAAAATTGCGACCATTTCTTCTGAAATAGAATCCCAGAAAACAGAAGTGGAAACCGACCAGCTGGAAATGCAGATTAACCAGATTTATTTCGGAATTCTCCAAACTGCGGAGCAAATCAAACAAACTGAATTAACAAAATCTGATTTGTTAAATGGCCTGAAAAAAGCCGAAGCGCAGCTTGAAAACGGCGTTATTTACCGCAGCAATATCGATGTTTTAAAAGCACAGCTTGTGAATCTCGACCAAAAAATGGTGGAATTGCAAGCGACGAAAAAAACTTTTGAGCAACTGCTGTCGCTCTTTCTCCAAAAAAATATTGATGAAAATACGGTTTTGGTTAAGCCGGAAAAAATACTGATTCAAGACCGAAATAACCGCGCCGAACTGAAACTTTTCGATTTGCAGAAGACGGTATTAGAATATCAGAAAGCAAATATAAATTCGAAAAATTTGCCCAAAATAGACGCTTTTTTTCAGGGCGGCTACGGAAAACCGGGTTTCAACATGCTGAAAAATGAGTTCGATGTTTTTTACATCGGTGGTTTGCGCCTGAATATTCCGATTTCCGGTTTTTACACCAAAAAAAACGATTTGGCTTTGGTGGAAACCCAACAGCAGGAAATTGAAATTCAAAAAGAAAACTTTCTCTTTAATCAACAGTTTCAAACGCTTCAAAATAATGTGGAGCTGGAAAAAATCCAGCAACTTTTAAGCAAAGACGACGAGCTAATCAACTTGCGCGAAAGCATCGCAAAAGCAGCATTAGCACAACTTGAAAATGGCGTAATCACAACCAGCGATTATCTCCGCGAAATGAACGAACTCGACCGCGCAAAAAACCAGAAAATCCTCCACGAAATGCAGTTTCTGCTGACTCAATATAATCTGAAAGCGCAATTGAACCAAAAGTGA
- a CDS encoding NADH-quinone oxidoreductase subunit J family protein — protein MEQIIFFVVALLAITSGFYFVFAKNPLYSILSLIITFFSIAALYILLNAQFLGIVQIIVYAGAIMVLFLYILMMLNLNKEDESKKQNLSKFIGVFTAGILLVGILGAFKGLNQTTFATGTDSGVGLTKNLGKLLFNEYVLPFELASILILAGIVGAVLIGKKDL, from the coding sequence ATGGAGCAGATTATCTTTTTCGTTGTCGCGCTTTTGGCCATTACAAGCGGCTTTTATTTCGTTTTTGCCAAAAATCCGCTTTATTCCATTTTATCCCTGATTATCACCTTTTTTTCAATTGCTGCACTGTATATTTTGCTCAATGCGCAATTCCTGGGAATTGTTCAGATCATTGTGTATGCCGGAGCGATCATGGTTTTGTTCCTCTACATTTTAATGATGTTGAATCTGAACAAAGAAGACGAAAGTAAGAAGCAAAATCTTTCCAAATTTATTGGCGTCTTTACGGCCGGAATTTTATTGGTTGGGATTTTAGGCGCTTTTAAAGGTTTAAACCAAACCACTTTTGCAACCGGAACAGACAGCGGTGTAGGTTTAACCAAAAACCTTGGAAAATTATTGTTCAACGAATATGTTTTACCTTTTGAACTGGCTTCAATACTCATTCTTGCCGGTATTGTAGGCGCGGTATTAATTGGTAAAAAAGATTTATAA
- a CDS encoding NADH-quinone oxidoreductase subunit N — protein MSVLIIIFLTALVALFAGVFQQGKFSRYISILGLMVAFYVSFLPEAAFFSQYQNMYEFGANAALFTKITIVVTILLFFIAGFAFSNHRSHQSELYALMLFSLCGGIILFGYQNLVTLFLGIEILSIPLYVLAGSNKTDLRSNEASIKYFLMGAFATGFLLFGVALIYGSTGSFDLYTIHAFAVKNPKDLMLILGAVLMLVALAFKVSLAPFHMWSPDVYQGSPSLITAFMMSVVKISAFFAFFKLMTIGFLGITGEWINVIGVLIIITLFLANVMGLAQSNAKRMLAYSSVSHVGYLSLIFYGMNSLSSYNLAFYLFAYSIATVGVMMCLIWVEKLKRETSYNAFKGLAHTEPILAVTATVSLLSMAGIPLTAGFMGKFAIFAQAIDTTPFLVLVAVLGSALSIAYYLRLIMAMFFPAESSFKTSEKVSLTYNIVAVFVVVALVAMGVFPDLFAKQFGL, from the coding sequence ATGAGCGTTTTAATTATTATTTTCCTTACCGCCTTAGTTGCGCTTTTTGCAGGTGTTTTTCAACAGGGAAAATTTTCACGTTATATCAGTATTTTGGGGCTGATGGTTGCTTTCTACGTCAGTTTTCTGCCCGAAGCAGCTTTCTTTTCGCAGTACCAAAATATGTATGAATTTGGTGCAAACGCCGCCTTATTCACCAAAATCACCATTGTAGTAACCATTTTGCTGTTTTTTATTGCCGGTTTCGCGTTCAGCAACCACCGCAGTCACCAGTCAGAATTGTATGCGTTAATGCTGTTTTCCCTTTGTGGCGGTATTATCTTGTTCGGCTACCAAAACTTAGTGACTTTATTTTTAGGAATTGAAATCCTTTCCATCCCATTATACGTTTTGGCTGGAAGCAACAAAACAGATTTACGTTCGAACGAAGCCTCAATTAAATACTTTTTGATGGGAGCTTTTGCAACCGGATTTTTGCTATTTGGAGTTGCTTTAATTTACGGCAGCACAGGCAGTTTTGACCTGTACACCATCCACGCTTTTGCGGTGAAAAATCCAAAAGATTTAATGTTAATTTTGGGTGCTGTTTTAATGTTGGTTGCGTTGGCGTTTAAAGTTTCACTCGCGCCTTTCCACATGTGGAGTCCCGATGTTTACCAAGGTTCCCCATCTTTAATTACGGCATTCATGATGTCCGTAGTAAAAATTTCCGCCTTTTTTGCCTTTTTTAAACTGATGACCATCGGCTTCCTCGGAATTACCGGCGAATGGATTAACGTGATCGGCGTTTTAATCATTATCACCTTATTCCTTGCGAATGTGATGGGTCTGGCGCAAAGCAACGCAAAAAGAATGTTGGCCTACTCTTCCGTTTCGCACGTGGGTTATCTGTCGCTTATTTTTTATGGAATGAACAGTTTGTCAAGCTACAACTTAGCTTTCTATTTATTCGCATATTCTATAGCTACTGTTGGCGTTATGATGTGCTTGATCTGGGTAGAAAAACTGAAAAGAGAAACTTCTTACAATGCTTTTAAAGGTTTAGCTCACACCGAACCGATTCTAGCTGTTACGGCAACAGTTTCTTTATTGTCAATGGCGGGGATTCCGCTAACTGCCGGATTTATGGGTAAATTTGCCATCTTCGCGCAGGCGATTGACACTACTCCATTCCTTGTTTTGGTCGCAGTTTTAGGTTCTGCACTTTCAATCGCGTATTATTTGAGATTGATCATGGCGATGTTTTTCCCGGCGGAAAGCAGCTTTAAAACTTCAGAAAAAGTTTCTTTAACATACAATATTGTCGCGGTTTTCGTCGTGGTAGCGTTGGTTGCGATGGGCGTCTTCCCAGATTTATTCGCGAAACAATTTGGTTTGTAA
- the nuoK gene encoding NADH-quinone oxidoreductase subunit NuoK → MGEVNSFTQAVPLEYFIILSSILFCLGVLGVLIRKNAIIILGCVELMLNSVNLMLAAFSSYKGDGNGQILVFFIMVVAAAEVAVGLAIIAMLYRNTKSVDISIFNKLRG, encoded by the coding sequence ATGGGAGAAGTTAATTCATTTACTCAGGCGGTTCCCTTGGAATATTTTATTATTCTGAGTTCCATCTTGTTTTGTCTCGGTGTCTTGGGAGTTTTGATCCGCAAAAATGCCATCATTATTTTAGGTTGTGTGGAATTGATGCTGAATTCAGTAAACCTGATGTTGGCGGCTTTTTCATCTTATAAAGGTGACGGTAACGGGCAAATCCTGGTATTTTTCATCATGGTAGTAGCTGCAGCAGAAGTAGCGGTTGGTTTAGCGATTATCGCCATGCTTTATCGAAATACCAAGTCTGTGGACATCAGTATTTTTAACAAATTAAGAGGATAA